The Salvelinus namaycush isolate Seneca chromosome 8, SaNama_1.0, whole genome shotgun sequence genome has a segment encoding these proteins:
- the LOC120052909 gene encoding phospholipid-transporting ATPase ABCA1-like isoform X1, producing MAISTQLGLLLWKNFTYRRRQTLQLVIEIIWPLFIFFILISVRMHYPPYEQHECHFPNKAMPSAGTLPWVQGIICNANNPCFRHPTPGETPGLVGNFNDSIISRLFIDAKKILLYSQNDKSFEGYKVLVRALRKLQSNTAGFKLKDFLRDKETLSSFLHRNASLSHHAVQQIVEADLNLEKVLIGGFGVHLRDMCNTTSLEEFVTISDNNVSRLTQDIICKASPDWLNKAQDHFLSNLDFLKPIRKDVKSDPEVVQKVSVATDGLLESLGALAVELASMKSWKEMRNEIHYLTANATGSPSHMYQAVSRIVCGHPEGGGLKIKSLNWYEDNNYKALFGNHGGNGSDDEPVSAYDNTSTPYCNSMMRSLEASPISRMIWRALKPLLMGKILYTPDTPATQRIIHEMNKTFQELGILRDLGGMWEEMRPKVWTFMESSEEMDLVRTLLQNNASARFFNDRLAGTEWKAEDVSRFLTKTAEDKRPAGSAYTWREVFNETDDAIKTISRFMECVNLDKLEPVANEERLVNKSMGLLDNQKFWAGIVFPDIARSNSSDLPGNVNYKIRMDIDNVERTNKIKDGYWDPGPRADPFEDLRYIWGGFSYLQDVIEQGIVRAVTGSKEKTGVYIQQMPYPCYVDDMFLRVMSRSMPLFMTLAWMYSVALIIKGVVYEKEARLKETMRIMGLDNGILWLSWFISSLIPLLISASLLVVILKMGNLLPYSDPCVVFLFLASFAVVTIMQCFLISTIFSRANLAAACGGIIYFTLYLPYVLCVAWQDYVGFGAKVIVSLLSPVAFGFGCEYFALFEEQGVGIQWSNLLSSPLEEDSYSLTTSICLMLFDSFLYGVMTWYIEAVFPGQYGIPRPWYFPFTKSYWCGEKQGKNMQERKEGNAEAVCIEEEPSHIEPGVYIKNLVKVYSHGNKLAVDGLTLGFYEGQITSFLGHNGAGKTTTMSILTGLFPPTSGTAYILGKDIRSELSAIRQNLGVCPQHNVLFSMLTVEEHIWFYARLKGLSEEKVKAEMEQIVNDIGLPHKRQCRSNTLSGGMQRKLSVALAFVGGSKVVILDEPTAGVDPYARRGIWDLLLKYRAGRTIILSTHHMDEADILGDRIAIISHGKLCCVGSSLFLKTQLGTGYYLTLVKRDFDLTLSSCRNSSSSSSVSYSKKVGLPQPQPQALTVLKGDSVSESSSDAGLGSEPESEATTIDVTMISNVIFKHVPAARLVEDLGHELTYVLPYKAAKGGAFVELFHEIDDRLSDLGISSYGISDTTLEEIFLKVAEDSGVDAAELPKSDGTIPARRHRRHAFGDHQSCLKPFTEDDAFDFNDSEGDPESRETDWLGGSDGKGSYQVKGWRLIRQQFVALIWKRFLYARRSRKGFFAQIVLPAVFVCIALVFSLIVPPFGKYPSLELEPGMYEEQFTFISNDAPEDADTNKLLGALTNYDGFGSRCNSPHAPCNTLDDEWAAPEVPESVRDIFMNGNWSMENPSPLCECSCEGRKKMLPECPAGAGGLPPPQVKISDKGTLQNLTGRNISDYLVKTYAQIIGKSLKNKISVNEFRYGGFSLGARNTQLLPPGDDIDQAISEIRRRFHLERGTAADRFLASLSSFIQGLDTKNNVKIWFNNKGWHSIGSFLNVMNNGILRASLPAGQDSSKYGIRAFNHPLNLTKEQLSQVALMTTSVDVLVSICVIFAMSFVPASFVVFLIQERVNKAKHMQFISGVQPFLYWVSNFIWDMCNYIVPATLVIIIFICFQQDAYVSSTNLPVLALLLLLYGWSITPLMYPASFFFKIPSTAYVVLTSVNILIGINGSVSTFVLELFGSNEIGGINDILKNVFLIFPHFCLGRGLIDMVKNQAMADALERFGENRFRSPLAWDMVGKNLFAMAVQGVVFFTITVLIQYRFCIKARSLRTDQKPIGEEDEDVARERQRILGGGGQSDILELKQLTKVYNRKQKPAVDRLCVGIPPGECFGLLGVNGAGKTSTFKMLTGDSIVTSGEAYLAGKSVLTEINEVHQNMGYCPQFDAINDLLTGREHLEFYAILRGVPEKEVCEVAEWGIRKLGLIKYVDKAAGSYSGGNMRKLSTAMALIGGPPVVFLDEPTTGMDPKARRALWNCILSIVKEGRSVVLTSHSMEECEALCTRMAIMVNGRFRCLGSVQHLKNRFGDGYTIILRVAGPDPDLRPVMEFIEKELPGSTLKEKHRNMLQYQLSSSKTSLARIFSILAKNKEWLHIEDYSVSQTTLDQVFVNFAKDQSDEDHLKDISVHKRDAVAVDITQLKSFLTDEKARESCV from the exons AATCTCCCGCCTGTTCATCGATGCCAAGAAGATCCTCCTCTACAGCCAGAATGACAAGAGCTTCGAGGGCTACAAAGTTCTGGTGCGGGCTCTGAGGAAACTACAGAGCAACACGGCAG GTTTCAAGCTGAAGGACTTTCTCCGCGATAAGGAGACCTTATCGTCGTTCCTGCATCGCAACGCCTCCCTATCCCATCATGCCGTCCAGCAGATTGTAGAGGCTGACCTCAACCTAGAGAAG GTCCTGATTGGAGGTTTCGGCGTCCATCTTAGAGATATGTGTAACACCACTTCTCTGGAGGAGTTTGTGACCATCTCCGACAATAATGTGTCACGGCTCACTCAAGACATCATCTGCAAGGCCTCCCCTGATTGGCTGAACAAGGCCCAGGACCACTTCCTGTCCAACCTGGACTTCCTAAAACCCATACGG AAGGATGTGAAGTCCGACCCTGAGGTCGTCCAGAAGGTATCCGTGGCAACCGACGGTCTGCTAGAGAGCTTGGGAGCGCTGGCTGTAGAG CTGGCCAGTATGAAGAGTTGGAAGGAGATGCGTAACGAGATCCATTACCTGACGGCCAACGCCACAGGCTCCCCCAGCCACATGTACCAGGCCGTGTCCCGTATCGTCTGTGGCCACCCCGAGGGCGGTGGACTGAAGATCAAGTCCCTCAACTGGTACGAGGACAACAACTACAAGGCCCTGTTCGGTAACCATGGCGGCAACGGCAGCGACGACGAACCCGTGTCCGCCTACGACAACACCTCAA CTCCGTACTGTAACAGCATGATGAGGAGTCTGGAAGCTAGCCCCATCTCCAGGATGATCTGGAGGGCCCTGAAGCCTCTCCTCATGGGAAAGATCCTCTACACCCCCGACACTCCCGCCACACAGAGGATCATACACGAG aTGAACAAGACGTTCCAGGAGCTGGGTATCCTGAGGGACCTGGGTGGGATGTGGGAGGAGATGAGGCCTAAAGTCTGGACCTTCATGGAGAGCAGTGAGGAGATGGACCTGGTTCGG ACACTGCTTCAGAACAACGCCAGCGCCCGCTTCTTTAACGACCGTCTGGCTGGCACAGAGTGGAAGGCGGAGGACGTGTCCCGCTTCCTGACCAAGACTGCGGAGGACAAACGCCCCGCCGGCTCGGCCTACACCTGGAGAGAGGTGTTCAACGAGACCGACGACGCTATCAAGACCATCTCCCGCTTTATGGAG TGTGTGAACCTGGATAAACTAGAGCCAGTGGCCAATGAGGAAAGACTGGTCAACAAATCCATGGGTCTCCTAGACAACCAGAAGTTCTGGGCTGGGATAGTGTTCCCGGACATCGCCCGTAGCAACAGTTCTGACCTGCCGGGTAACGTCAACTACAAGATCCGCATGGACATTGACAATGTGGAGCGCACCAACAAGATCAAGGACGG TTACTGGGACCCTGGTCCCCGGGCCGACCCCTTTGAGGACCTGCGCTACATCTGGGGTGGTTTCTCCTACCTGCAGGACGTTATAGAACAGGGCATCGTCAGGGCGGTGACGGGCAGTAAGGAGAAGACTGGAGTCTACATCCAACAGATGCCTTACCCCTGCTACGTAGACGACAT GTTCCTGCGGGTGATGAGTCGCTCCATGCCTCTCTTCATGACCCTGGCCTGGATGTACTCTGTGGCCCTCATCATCAAGGGCGTGGTCTATGAGAAGGAGGCGCGGCTCAAAGAGACCATGAGGATCATGGGATTGGACAACGGCATCCTGTGGCTCAGCTGGTTCATCAGCAGCCTCATCCCCCTGCTCATCTCCGCCTCGCTGCTGGTGGTCATACTCAAG ATGGGGAACCTGCTTCCCTACAGCGACCCTTGCGTGGTCTTCCTGTTTCTGGCTTCCTTTGCTGTGGTAACCATCATGCAGTGCTTCCTCATCAGTACCATCTTCTCCCGTGCCAACCTGGCGGCGGCCTGCGGAGGAATCATCTACTTCACCCTCTACCTGCCCTATGTCCTCTGTGTAGCCTGGCAGGACTACGTGGGTTTCGGGGCTAAAGTCATTGTG AGCCTGTTGTCCCCGGTGGCGTTTGGGTTCGGCTGTGAGTACTTTGCCCTGTTTGAGGAGCAGGGAGTGGGAATCCAATGGTCCAACCTGTTGTCCAGCCCCTTGGAGGAGGACAGCTACTCCCTCACCACCTCCATCTGTCTCATGCTGTTTGACTCCTTCCTCTACGGGGTCATGACCTGGTACATCGAGGCTGTCTTCCCTG GCCAGTATGGGATCCCCAGACCCTGGTACTTCCCCTTCACCAAGTCCTACTGGTGTGGAGAGAAACAAGGGAAGAATATGCaagaaagaaaggaaggaaaCGCAGAAG CTGTGTGCATCGAAGAGGAGCCGTCTCACATCGAGCCTGGTGTTTACATCAAGAACCTAGTGAAGGTATATAGCCATGGCAACAAGCTGGCTGTAGACGGGTTGACCCTGGGTTTCTACGAGGGGCAGATCACCTCCTTCCTGGGGCACAACGGAGCCGGCAAGACCACTACCAT GTCCATCCTGACGGGTCTGTTCCCGCCCACCTCTGGCACCGCCTACATCCTGGGCAAGGACATCCGCTCGGAGCTCAGCGCCATCCGACAGAACCTGGGCGTCTGCCCTCAGCACAACGTTCTCTTCAGCAT gCTGACGGTGGAGGAGCACATCTGGTTCTATGCCCGTCTGAAGGGTCTGTCTGAGGAGAAGGTGAAGGCTGAGATGGAGCAGATCGTCAACGACATCGGCCTGCCTCACAAACGCCAGTGTCGTAGCAACACGCTGTCCG GGGGCATGCAGAGGAAACTGTCAGTGGCGTTGGCGTTCGTTGGAGGGTCAAAGGTCGTGATCCTGGATGAACCCACTGCTGGAGTCGACCCCTACGCACGCCGGGGCATTTGGGACCTGCTTCTGAAGTATCGTGCAG GCCGCACCATCATCCTCTCAACTCACCACATGGACGAGGCGGACATCTTGGGCGACCGCATCGCCATCATCTCCCACGGCAAGCTGTGCTGCGTGGGCTCCTCCCTGTTCCTGAAGACCCAGCTGGGGACGGGGTACTACCTGACCCTGGTGAAGAGAGACTTCGACCTGACCCTCAGCTCCTGTAGGAACTCCTCCAGCAGCAGCTCTGTCTCCTACAGCAAGAAGGTGGGCCTCCCTCAGCCGCAACCTCAGGCCCTCACAGTCCTAAAG GGGGACAGTGTTTCTGAGAGCAGCTCTGATGCTGGACTGGGTAGTGAACCTGAGAGTGAAGCCACCACTATTG ACGTAACCATGATCTCCAATGTGATCTTCAAGCACGTCCCCGCTGCCAGGCTGGTTGAGGACCTGGGCCATGAACTCACCTACGTTCTGCCCTACAAGGCGGCCAAAGGCGGAGCCTTCGTGGAACTCTTCCACGAGATCGACGACCGCCTGTCTGACCTCGGCATCTCCAGCTACGGCATCTCAGACACCACCCTGGAAGAG ATTTTCCTGAAAGTAGCAGAGGACAGTGGAGTGGACGCTGCTGAACTTCCCAAATCTG ATGGCACCATCCCGGCTCGTAGGCACCGCAGACACGCATTCGGAGACCACCAGAGCTGTCTGAAACCCTTCACCGAGGACGACGCTTTCGACTTCAACGACTCAGAAGGTGACCCAG AATCTCGTGAGACGGACTGGCTGGGAGGCTCGGATGGTAAAGGCTCGTACCAGGTCAAAGGCTGGCGTCTGATTAGACAGCAGTTTGTGGCGTTGATATGGAAACGCTTCCTGTATGCCCGGCGCTCCAGGAAAGGCTTCTTCGCTCAG ATCGTGCTtcctgctgtgtttgtgtgcatcgccctcgtctTCAGTCTCATCGTCCCTCCGTTTGGAAAGTACCCCAGTCTAGAGCTGGAGCCTGGCATGTATGAAGAACAGTTCACCTTCATCAG CAACGACGCCCCTGAGGATGCAGACACTAACAAGCTGTTGGGTGCCCTGACAAACTATGATGGCTTTGGTTCACGCTGTAACTCACC TCATGCTCCTTGCAACACGTTGGATGATGAGTGGGCCGCTCCTGAGGTACCGGAGAGTGTGAGGGACATCTTTATGAATGGCAACTGGAGTATGGAAaacccctctcctctgtgtgagTGCAGCTGTGAAGGACGCAAGAAGATGCTACCTGAATGCCCAGCGGGAGCTGGTGGTCTGCCTCCTCCACAG GTGAAAATCAGTGACAAAGGTACCCTGCAAAATCTGACTGGCAGAAATATCTCAGATTACCTGGTCAAAACCTATGCTCAGATTATCGGGAAAAG TTTGAAGAACAAAATCTCGGTCAATGAATTCAG ATATGGTGGATTCTCATTGGGCGCTAGGAACACTCAGCTCCTCCCACCAGGTGATGATATTGATCAGGCCATCTCTGAGATCAGACGACGCTTCCACCTGGAAAGA GGGACTGCTGCTGACCGTTTCCTTGCCAGCTTATCCAGTTTTATCCAGGGACTGGACACTAAGAACAACGTCAAG ATCTGGTTCAACAACAAGGGGTGGCACAGCATCGGGTCTTTCCTGAACGTGATGAACAACGGAATCCTGCGCGCCAGCCTGCCCGCCGGCCAGGACTCCAGCAAGTATGGCATCCGTGCCTTCAACCACCCACTCAACCTCACCAAGGAGCAACTGTCCCAGGTCGCACT GATGACCACCTCTGTGGACGTGCTGGTGTCCATCTGCGTGATCTTCGCCATGTCTTTCGTCCCGGCCAGCTTCGTAGTCTTCCTCATCCAGGAGAGAGTGAACAAGGCCAAACACATGCAGTTCATCAGTGGGGTGCAGCCCTTCCTCTATTGGGTGTCAAACTTCATCTGGGACATG TGTAACTACATCGTCCCTGCTACTCTGGTCATTATCATCTTCATCTGCTTCCAACAAGACGCCTACGTCTCCTCCACCAACCTGCCTGTACTggccctgctgctgctgctctatgG GTGGTCCATCACGCCCCTGATGTACCCGGCGTCCTTCTTCTTTAAGATCCCCAGCACGGCCTACGTGGTGCTCACCTCCGTCAACATCCTCATCGGCATCAACGGCAGCGTCTCCACCTTCGTCCTCGAGCTCTTCGGCAGCAAC GAGATCGGCGGGATCAACGACATCCTGAAGAACGTGTTCCTGATCTTCCCTCACTTCTGTCTGGGCCGAGGCCTCATCGACATGGTGAAGAACCAGGCCATGGCCGACGCTCTGGAGAGATTTG GTGAGAACCGGTTCCGTTCCCCTCTGGCGTGGGACATGGTGGGCAAGAACCTGTTCGCCATGGCTGTGCAGGGCGTGGTCTTCTTCACTATCACCGTGCTCATCCAATACCGCTTCTGTATCAAGGCCAG ATCTTTGCGCACCGACCAGAAACCTATCGGTGAGGAGGATGAAGACGTGGCCAGAGAGAGGCAAAGGATTCTGGGAGGAGGGGGACAGTCTGACATTCTGGAACTCAAGCAGCTGACCAAGGTGTACAATAGAAAACAGAAACCAGCAGTGGATCGTCTTTGTGTGGGAATTCCTCCAGGAGAG tgtttTGGTCTGCTTGGAGTCAACGGAGCAGGAAAGACGAGCACCTTCAAGATGCTGACTGGAGACTCAATAGTCACGAGTGGAGAAGCTTACCTGGCAGGAAAGAG TGTGTTGACGGAGATAAACGAGGTGCACCAGAACATGGGCTACTGCCCTCAGTTTGATGCTATCAACGACCTGCTGACTGGCAGGGAGCACCTTGAGTTCTACGCCATCCTGAGGGGGGTTCCCGAGAAGGAAGTGTGTGAG gTTGCAGAGTGGGGCATCCGTAAACTAGGCCTGATCAAGTATGTGGACAAGGCAGCAGGGAGCTACAGTGGAGGGAACATGAGGAAACTCTCCACGGCCATGGCACTGATCGGTGGTCCCCCGGTGGTCTTCCTG GACGAGCCCACCACTGGTATGGACCCAAAGGCCAGACGGGCTCTGTGGAACTGCATTCTCAGTATCGTCAAGGAGGGGCGATCGGTGGTTCTCACCTCGCACAGTATGGAGGAGTGTGAGGCCCTGTGTACGCGGATGGCCATCATGGTCAATGGGAGGTTCCGCTGCCTGGGCAGCGTACAGCACTTAAAGAACAG ATTTGGGGATGGCTACACCATCATCCTCCGGGTGGCAGGACCAGACCCGGACCTGAGGCCGGTGATGGAGTTTATTGAGAAGGAGCTTCCAGGAAGCACTCTGAAGGAGAAGCACAGGAACATGCTGCAGTATCAGCTGTCCTCCTCCAAAACCTCCCTGGCACGCATCTTCAGCATCCTGGCCAAGAACAAGGAGTGGTTGCACATTGAGGACTACTCTGTTTCCCAGACAACACTAGATCAA GTGTTTGTCAATTTCGCCAAGGACCAAAGTGACGAGGACCACTTAAAAGACATTTCCGTGCACAAGAGAGACGCGGTGGCAGTGGACATTACTCAGCTCAAGTCTTTCCTCACAGACGAGAAGGCCAGGGAGAGCTGTGTGTGA